The Micromonospora sp. WMMD961 genome has a segment encoding these proteins:
- the hemE gene encoding uroporphyrinogen decarboxylase: MTTDTTGTVARDGESRPGGPADSPFIRACRRRPGPHTPVWFMRQAGRSLPEYREIRATVPMLESCRRPDLVTEITLQPVRRHGVDAAILFSDIVVPVAAAGVDLDIVPGTGPVVAEPVRTAADVQRIRPITRDDVSYVDEAVRQLVAELGDTPLIGFAGAPFTLASYLVEGGPSRTHAKTKALMYGDPELWHALCGRLAEVTLAFLRVQIDAGVSAVQLFDSWAGALSEADYRRFVLPHSTAVLSGLNAAGVPRIHFGVGTAELLGAMGEAGADVVGVDWRTPLDVATGRIGPDKAVQGNLDPTVLLAPWPVVEAEVRRILEQGKAAPGHVFNLGHGVLPETDPEVLTRVVALVHELSSRRADQG, encoded by the coding sequence ATGACCACGGACACCACGGGCACTGTCGCCCGAGACGGAGAATCGCGCCCCGGCGGACCGGCCGACTCGCCCTTCATCAGGGCCTGCCGACGCCGCCCCGGCCCGCACACCCCGGTCTGGTTCATGCGCCAGGCCGGCCGCTCCCTGCCGGAGTACCGGGAGATCCGGGCGACCGTGCCGATGCTGGAGTCGTGCCGCCGACCCGACCTGGTCACCGAGATCACCCTCCAGCCGGTGCGTCGACACGGCGTGGACGCGGCCATCCTGTTCAGCGACATCGTGGTGCCGGTGGCCGCGGCCGGGGTCGACCTGGACATCGTGCCCGGCACCGGCCCGGTCGTCGCCGAGCCGGTCCGCACCGCCGCCGACGTGCAGCGGATCCGCCCGATCACCCGCGACGACGTGTCGTACGTCGACGAGGCCGTCCGGCAGTTGGTGGCCGAGCTGGGCGACACCCCGCTGATCGGTTTCGCGGGCGCGCCGTTCACCCTGGCCAGCTACCTGGTCGAGGGCGGTCCGTCGCGGACCCATGCGAAGACCAAGGCCCTGATGTACGGCGACCCGGAGCTGTGGCACGCGCTCTGCGGCCGGTTGGCCGAGGTGACACTGGCCTTCCTGCGGGTGCAGATCGACGCGGGCGTGTCCGCCGTGCAGCTCTTCGACTCGTGGGCGGGCGCGCTCTCCGAGGCCGACTACCGCCGTTTCGTGCTGCCGCACTCGACCGCCGTGCTGAGCGGACTGAACGCCGCCGGGGTGCCCCGGATCCACTTCGGGGTGGGCACCGCCGAGCTGCTCGGCGCGATGGGCGAGGCCGGCGCGGACGTGGTCGGCGTCGACTGGCGTACCCCGCTGGACGTGGCCACCGGCCGCATCGGCCCGGACAAGGCGGTGCAGGGCAACCTGGACCCGACCGTGCTGCTCGCACCGTGGCCGGTGGTCGAGGCCGAGGTGCGCCGGATCCTGGAGCAGGGCAAGGCGGCCCCCGGGCATGTGTTCAACCTCGGCCACGGCGTGCTGCCGGAGACCGACCCGGAGGTGCTGACCCGGGTGGTCGCGCTGGTGCACGAGCTGTCCAGCCGCCGGGCCGACCAGGGCTGA
- the hemG gene encoding protoporphyrinogen oxidase has protein sequence MRQPWRVAVVGGGIAGLAAAVRLRDGAPADTEITVYEQSGALGGKLRTGELAGQPVEFGAESFLMRDPTGAESAAVALIRRLGLADRIVHPTVGQAALVIDGGLRPIPGGTLVGVPGDLDRVTTVARPLADADTDGGRPLVEPDADVSVGALVRSRFGDEVVERLVDPMLGGVYAGRADDLSLVTTMPALARAARVEHTLAGAVRAAQAAAPRAPGAPVFGTLAGGLSTLVEAAVTASGATVRRDAAVRELTATGAGWRLTVGPTREPDDGSRSGRGGRRAELESSIVDVDAVVLAVPARPAARLLAGPAPAAASTVGELDYASVALVTMVLPQPRLPELSGFLVPSTEGLLTKAATFFTTKWGHLRRPDGLALLRASVGRYGEEAHLQRPDADLAGTVHRELSAVLGTPLPAPVDGHVQRWGGALPQYAPGHADRVAAARAALRAAHPTVVLAGAGYDGVGIPVCVRSGETAAEEIITALGGSAR, from the coding sequence ATGCGGCAGCCCTGGCGGGTGGCGGTGGTCGGCGGCGGGATCGCCGGGCTGGCCGCCGCGGTCCGCCTGCGCGACGGCGCGCCGGCCGACACCGAGATCACGGTGTACGAGCAGTCCGGTGCGTTGGGCGGCAAGCTGCGCACCGGTGAGTTGGCCGGCCAGCCGGTGGAGTTCGGCGCCGAGTCGTTCCTGATGCGCGACCCGACCGGCGCCGAGAGCGCGGCGGTGGCCCTGATCCGCCGGCTCGGGCTGGCCGATCGGATCGTGCACCCCACCGTCGGGCAGGCCGCGCTGGTCATCGACGGAGGGCTGCGCCCCATTCCGGGCGGCACCCTGGTGGGCGTACCCGGGGATCTGGACCGGGTGACCACCGTCGCCCGCCCGCTCGCGGACGCCGACACCGACGGCGGTCGGCCGCTGGTCGAACCCGACGCGGACGTGTCGGTGGGGGCGCTGGTCCGGTCCCGCTTCGGCGACGAGGTGGTCGAGCGGCTGGTCGACCCGATGCTCGGCGGCGTGTACGCGGGCCGCGCCGACGACCTGTCCCTGGTCACCACGATGCCGGCGCTGGCCCGCGCGGCCCGGGTGGAGCACACCCTGGCCGGCGCGGTCCGGGCCGCGCAGGCCGCCGCGCCGCGTGCGCCCGGCGCCCCGGTCTTCGGCACCCTGGCCGGTGGGCTGAGCACCCTGGTCGAGGCGGCGGTGACGGCCAGCGGCGCGACGGTACGGCGGGACGCGGCCGTCCGCGAGCTGACAGCGACCGGCGCCGGTTGGCGGCTCACCGTCGGCCCGACCCGCGAGCCGGACGACGGCTCCAGGTCGGGGCGGGGAGGCAGACGCGCCGAGCTGGAGTCGTCGATTGTGGACGTGGACGCCGTGGTGTTGGCGGTGCCGGCGCGACCGGCGGCCCGGCTGCTCGCCGGCCCGGCGCCAGCGGCGGCCTCGACCGTCGGCGAGCTGGACTACGCGAGCGTCGCGCTGGTCACCATGGTGTTGCCGCAGCCGCGACTGCCCGAGCTGTCCGGCTTCCTGGTGCCGAGCACCGAGGGCCTGCTGACCAAGGCGGCCACGTTCTTCACCACCAAGTGGGGGCACCTGCGCCGACCGGACGGGTTGGCGTTGCTGCGTGCCTCGGTCGGCCGGTACGGCGAGGAGGCACACCTCCAGCGCCCGGACGCGGACCTGGCGGGCACCGTGCACCGGGAGCTGTCGGCGGTGCTCGGCACCCCGTTGCCCGCCCCGGTCGACGGGCACGTGCAGCGGTGGGGCGGGGCGCTGCCCCAGTACGCGCCGGGACACGCCGACCGGGTCGCCGCCGCGCGGGCGGCGTTGCGGGCCGCGCACCCCACAGTGGTCCTCGCGGGCGCCGGCTACGACGGCGTCGGCATCCCGGTCTGCGTCCGCTCCGGTGAGACGGCGGCCGAAGAGATCATCACAGCACTGGGAGGATCGGCGAGATGA
- the hemQ gene encoding hydrogen peroxide-dependent heme synthase, producing the protein MTEQTNAARLRELNESIRYTMWSVFRASSPLPSLRDNVTGEVESLFEELAGKDVVVRGVYDVAGLRADADVMIWWHSASSDALQDAYLRFRRTTLGRAMTPVWSQMALHRPAEFNKSHIPAFLAGEEARPYLCVYPFVRSYEWYLLPDAERREMLAEHGKMARGYPDVRANTVASFALGDYEWMLAFEADELHRIVDLMRDLRASGARRHVREEVPFYTGRRRSVAEIVNCLV; encoded by the coding sequence ATGACCGAGCAGACCAACGCGGCCCGGTTGCGGGAGCTGAACGAGAGCATCCGCTACACGATGTGGTCGGTGTTCCGGGCCAGCTCGCCGCTGCCGTCGCTGCGGGACAACGTCACCGGTGAGGTCGAGTCCCTCTTCGAGGAGCTGGCCGGCAAGGACGTGGTGGTCCGGGGCGTGTACGACGTCGCCGGTCTGCGCGCCGACGCGGACGTGATGATCTGGTGGCACTCCGCTTCCAGCGACGCGTTGCAGGACGCGTACCTGCGGTTCCGCCGCACCACCCTGGGTCGGGCGATGACCCCGGTCTGGTCGCAGATGGCGCTGCACCGTCCGGCGGAGTTCAACAAGAGCCACATCCCGGCGTTCCTGGCCGGTGAGGAGGCCCGCCCGTACCTCTGCGTGTACCCGTTCGTCCGCTCGTACGAGTGGTACCTGCTGCCCGACGCCGAGCGGCGCGAGATGCTCGCCGAGCACGGGAAGATGGCCCGGGGCTACCCGGACGTACGCGCCAACACGGTGGCCTCGTTCGCGCTCGGTGACTACGAGTGGATGCTCGCCTTCGAGGCCGACGAGCTGCACCGGATCGTGGACCTGATGCGGGACCTGCGCGCGTCCGGCGCCCGCCGGCACGTCCGCGAAGAGGTCCCGTTCTACACCGGCCGCCGCCGCTCGGTAGCCGAGATCGTCAACTGCCTGGTCTGA
- a CDS encoding lytic polysaccharide monooxygenase, with protein sequence MSTLIRSPRVFRLLAVATAAALLLTTALTTIMAQPASAHGSVVDPASRNYSCWQRWGGDFQNPRMATEDPMCWQAWQADPAAMWNWNGLFREGVGGNHQGAVPDGQLCSGGRTQSPRYNALDTVGAWKTTPVSNNFRLRFFDQASHGADYIRVYVTKQGFDAATQPLGWGNLELAGQIGNTPASQWDQDTGGVSIQIPVSAPGRTGRHIVYTVWQASHFDQSYYVCSDVDFGGTSTPPPTTPPPTTPPPTTPPPTTPPPTTPPAGACTATYQVTGQWSGGFQGEVKVTAGGSPTRGWSVSWNYGNGQQVTSSWNATVSTSGTLVTARNANHNGSLAAGASTTFGFLGSWNGSNPVPLVTCTTTS encoded by the coding sequence ATGTCCACTCTCATCCGATCACCGCGCGTGTTCCGGCTGCTCGCCGTCGCGACGGCCGCCGCGCTTCTGTTGACCACCGCGCTGACCACGATCATGGCCCAGCCCGCCTCCGCGCACGGCTCGGTCGTCGACCCGGCCTCGCGCAACTACAGCTGCTGGCAGCGCTGGGGTGGCGACTTCCAGAACCCCCGGATGGCCACCGAGGACCCGATGTGCTGGCAGGCCTGGCAGGCCGACCCGGCCGCCATGTGGAACTGGAACGGCCTGTTCCGCGAGGGTGTGGGGGGCAACCACCAGGGCGCCGTCCCCGACGGCCAGCTGTGCAGCGGCGGGCGCACCCAGAGCCCCCGCTACAACGCGCTGGACACCGTCGGCGCCTGGAAGACCACGCCGGTGTCGAACAACTTCCGGCTCCGCTTCTTCGACCAGGCGAGCCACGGCGCCGACTACATCCGGGTGTACGTGACCAAGCAGGGCTTCGACGCGGCGACCCAGCCGCTCGGCTGGGGCAACCTGGAGTTGGCCGGCCAGATCGGCAACACGCCGGCCTCGCAGTGGGACCAGGACACCGGCGGCGTCTCGATCCAGATCCCGGTCAGCGCGCCCGGTCGCACCGGGCGGCACATCGTCTACACCGTCTGGCAGGCCAGCCACTTCGACCAGTCGTACTACGTGTGCAGCGACGTCGACTTCGGCGGGACGAGCACCCCACCCCCGACGACGCCGCCGCCGACCACCCCACCGCCCACGACTCCCCCACCCACCACCCCGCCCCCGACGACGCCGCCGGCCGGGGCGTGCACGGCCACCTACCAGGTCACCGGCCAGTGGTCCGGCGGCTTCCAGGGTGAGGTGAAGGTGACCGCGGGCGGTTCACCGACCCGGGGCTGGTCGGTGAGCTGGAACTACGGCAACGGCCAACAGGTCACCTCGTCCTGGAACGCCACAGTCAGCACCAGCGGCACACTCGTCACCGCACGTAACGCCAACCACAACGGCAGTCTTGCCGCCGGAGCGAGCACCACCTTCGGGTTCCTCGGCTCGTGGAACGGCAGCAACCCGGTTCCGCTGGTCACCTGCACGACGACCAGTTGA
- a CDS encoding GNAT family N-acetyltransferase, which translates to MPQQTTELRTASFADLNARTLHDLLKLRIDVFVVEQNCAYPELDGRDVEPGTRHLWLTDGGAPLAYLRILADPDGTARIGRVVVAPEARGAGHAGRLMTAALEVVGNRPSVLDAQSHLVGFYTRHGYAVSGPEYVEDGIPHTPMRRAARPRANDVDH; encoded by the coding sequence GTGCCCCAGCAGACCACCGAACTCCGGACGGCCTCCTTCGCCGACCTGAACGCCCGCACCCTCCACGACCTGCTCAAGCTGCGCATCGACGTGTTCGTGGTGGAGCAGAACTGCGCGTATCCGGAACTCGACGGTCGCGACGTCGAGCCGGGCACCCGCCATCTCTGGCTGACCGACGGCGGCGCGCCGCTGGCGTACCTGCGAATCCTGGCCGACCCCGACGGCACCGCACGGATCGGTCGGGTGGTGGTGGCGCCGGAGGCGCGCGGCGCGGGGCACGCCGGCCGGCTGATGACCGCGGCGCTGGAGGTGGTGGGAAACCGGCCCAGCGTGCTGGACGCCCAGTCGCACCTGGTCGGGTTCTACACCCGGCACGGTTACGCGGTCAGCGGCCCGGAGTACGTCGAGGACGGCATCCCGCACACACCGATGCGGCGTGCCGCACGGCCCCGCGCCAACGACGTCGACCATTGA
- a CDS encoding DMT family transporter, translated as MSISRTARPVASAPVVEQSRTGLIQITVTGVLWGTTGVAVQLLRDSTGLSPVSIGFHRLAIAALVLLACTAGRLRTTLAALRAAPVPLLLTGVGLGLYQALYFAAVAWAGVSVATVVSLGLAPVLAAAWESVRARRIPGPLRLGTLAAAVTGLVLITTATADPSAAAPAPLLGLLAAAGSGLGYAVTTLISRQVSQRTAPMTLTTISTVVGAFTLAPFALVAGIGVPVRLDTVALLLHLGVITTAVAYALFYAGLRTTPGSVAAVLTLLEPLTAAALAVALLHEPLPLPVVVGGVLLLTAVAATYLAPARPDSP; from the coding sequence GTGTCAATCTCCCGCACCGCACGCCCGGTCGCCTCGGCACCGGTCGTCGAGCAGTCCCGCACCGGCCTGATCCAGATCACCGTCACCGGGGTGCTGTGGGGCACCACCGGTGTGGCGGTGCAACTCCTGCGCGACAGCACCGGGCTCAGCCCGGTGAGCATCGGCTTCCACCGCCTCGCGATCGCCGCGCTCGTCCTGCTGGCCTGCACCGCCGGTCGACTCCGCACGACGCTGGCCGCCCTGCGCGCGGCACCCGTACCGCTGCTGCTCACCGGCGTCGGCCTCGGCCTCTACCAGGCGCTCTACTTCGCCGCCGTGGCGTGGGCCGGCGTCAGCGTGGCCACCGTGGTAAGCCTGGGCCTGGCCCCGGTGCTCGCGGCGGCCTGGGAGTCGGTACGCGCCCGCCGGATCCCCGGCCCGCTGCGACTCGGCACGCTGGCCGCGGCCGTCACCGGTCTCGTGCTGATCACCACCGCCACGGCGGACCCCAGCGCGGCGGCACCCGCCCCGCTGCTCGGCCTGCTCGCGGCGGCCGGCTCCGGCCTCGGGTACGCGGTGACCACCCTGATCAGCCGGCAGGTGTCGCAGCGCACCGCGCCGATGACGCTGACCACCATCTCCACAGTGGTCGGCGCGTTCACCCTGGCGCCGTTCGCCCTGGTCGCCGGGATCGGCGTGCCGGTACGCCTCGACACCGTGGCACTGCTGCTGCACCTCGGCGTGATCACCACAGCTGTCGCGTACGCGTTGTTCTACGCCGGGCTGCGCACCACCCCGGGGAGCGTGGCCGCCGTACTGACCCTGCTCGAACCGCTCACCGCCGCGGCGCTGGCGGTGGCACTGCTGCACGAACCGCTGCCGCTTCCGGTGGTCGTCGGCGGTGTGCTGCTGCTCACCGCCGTGGCGGCGACGTACCTCGCCCCCGCACGCCCCGACAGCCCCTGA
- a CDS encoding Prokaryotic metallothionein: protein MATCEVCGNDYWMAFEVRTVSGDVHTFDSFECAIHRMAPICEHCQIKIVGHGVEVNGRFFCCGHCARAVEGEVGAEIRDAVGARPA from the coding sequence GTGGCGACGTGCGAGGTCTGCGGCAACGACTACTGGATGGCGTTCGAGGTGCGCACCGTCAGCGGCGACGTGCACACCTTCGACTCGTTCGAGTGCGCGATCCACCGGATGGCACCGATCTGCGAACACTGCCAAATCAAGATCGTCGGGCACGGCGTCGAGGTCAACGGCCGCTTCTTCTGCTGCGGCCACTGCGCCCGTGCCGTCGAGGGCGAGGTCGGTGCCGAGATCCGCGACGCCGTCGGCGCACGCCCGGCCTGA
- a CDS encoding isoamylase early set domain-containing protein — translation MIKRNKLFGNQTRVTFCLPRNVPPGPVSVVGCFNGWEPGRHELVARRDGTRTVTVKLPPGEYRFRYLATGGVWLDDESADQVDDLGSLLRL, via the coding sequence GTGATCAAGCGCAACAAGCTGTTCGGCAACCAGACCCGGGTGACCTTCTGCCTGCCCCGGAACGTACCGCCCGGCCCGGTGAGTGTCGTCGGCTGCTTCAACGGCTGGGAGCCGGGTCGGCACGAGTTGGTGGCCCGCCGCGACGGCACCCGGACGGTGACCGTGAAGTTGCCGCCGGGGGAGTACCGGTTCCGCTACCTCGCCACCGGTGGCGTCTGGCTGGACGACGAGTCGGCCGACCAGGTCGACGATCTGGGCAGCCTGCTCCGCCTCTGA
- a CDS encoding lytic polysaccharide monooxygenase: protein MRRRITVPLVAAGAVAATLTVAAPAQAHGYVSAPPSRQALCAQGRVPDCGQIKYEPQSVEGPKGLRSCNAGISQFAVLNDDSRGWPATSVGSSLTFTWVNTARHATANWEYWIGNTRVGVVNGNGQQPGATVSHTVNLGGFSGRQKILAVWNISDTANAFYSCIDVQIGGGGSNPNPTPTPTPTATPRPTPTPTPTTPPAQGGTWAAGRAYQVGDQVTYGGATYRCRQAHTAIPGWEPPNVPALWQQV, encoded by the coding sequence ATGCGTCGAAGAATCACTGTCCCGCTGGTGGCGGCGGGTGCTGTCGCCGCCACCCTCACCGTCGCCGCACCCGCGCAGGCGCACGGCTACGTGTCCGCCCCGCCGAGCCGGCAGGCGCTCTGCGCGCAGGGCCGGGTGCCCGACTGCGGGCAGATCAAGTACGAGCCGCAGAGCGTCGAAGGACCCAAGGGCCTGCGCAGCTGCAACGCCGGAATCTCACAGTTCGCCGTCCTCAACGACGACAGCCGGGGCTGGCCGGCCACCTCGGTCGGCAGCTCGCTGACCTTCACCTGGGTGAACACCGCCCGGCACGCCACCGCCAACTGGGAGTACTGGATCGGCAACACCCGCGTCGGCGTGGTCAACGGCAACGGCCAGCAGCCGGGCGCCACCGTCTCGCACACCGTCAACCTCGGTGGCTTCTCCGGCCGGCAGAAGATCCTCGCGGTCTGGAACATCTCCGACACGGCGAACGCCTTCTACTCCTGCATCGACGTCCAGATCGGCGGCGGAGGCTCGAACCCGAACCCGACACCGACTCCGACTCCCACCGCCACCCCACGGCCCACCCCGACCCCCACGCCGACCACTCCGCCCGCGCAGGGCGGCACCTGGGCGGCCGGCCGGGCGTACCAGGTCGGCGACCAGGTCACCTACGGCGGGGCCACCTACCGCTGCCGGCAGGCGCACACCGCCATCCCCGGCTGGGAACCGCCGAACGTCCCGGCGCTCTGGCAACAGGTCTGA
- a CDS encoding DUF305 domain-containing protein codes for MPRTSLVSVLAALLLTSGCAGSPDPGGPQPAPAPPAGSTLAVGSASVGELSGIDVVFLSTMVGHSERTLQIVRLARDRVRDDALRTLAAAIEATEADELAAMRGWLPTTGPGASAAAHHHEGHGDDTALDRLRTAPAPDVDGVLREVLAEHQRWAADLARAQVGVGRNEQVRDLARRIEQSRTAEVELLRGTP; via the coding sequence ATGCCCCGTACCTCTCTGGTGTCAGTGCTCGCGGCCCTGCTGCTCACCAGCGGCTGCGCCGGGTCACCCGACCCGGGCGGGCCGCAACCGGCCCCCGCGCCCCCGGCCGGGTCCACGCTCGCCGTGGGTTCGGCCTCCGTGGGTGAGCTGAGCGGCATCGACGTGGTGTTCCTCAGCACGATGGTCGGGCACAGCGAACGCACCCTGCAGATCGTGCGGTTGGCCCGGGACCGGGTGCGCGACGACGCGCTGCGTACCCTGGCCGCCGCCATCGAGGCGACCGAGGCCGACGAGCTGGCCGCGATGCGGGGCTGGTTGCCCACGACCGGGCCGGGCGCCAGCGCCGCCGCACACCATCACGAGGGGCACGGCGACGACACGGCGCTCGACCGGCTGCGGACCGCGCCGGCCCCGGACGTCGACGGGGTGCTGCGCGAGGTGCTCGCCGAGCACCAGCGGTGGGCCGCCGACCTGGCCCGGGCCCAGGTCGGCGTCGGCCGCAACGAACAGGTGCGCGACCTGGCCCGGCGGATCGAACAGTCCCGCACCGCCGAGGTCGAGCTACTCAGGGGTACGCCCTGA
- the msrB gene encoding peptide-methionine (R)-S-oxide reductase MsrB gives MSLDDNELPRTEDEWRVRLTPEEFHVLREHGTERAWTGEYVDTKTQGVYHCRACGLELFSSDTKFDSHCGWPSFDDAIPGRVKEIEDRSLGMARTEIRCARCDSHLGHVFHGEGFTPKDTRHCVNSISVRLEPR, from the coding sequence GTGAGTCTTGACGACAACGAGCTGCCCCGCACCGAGGACGAGTGGCGGGTCCGACTGACCCCGGAGGAGTTCCACGTCCTGCGGGAGCACGGCACCGAACGGGCCTGGACCGGCGAGTACGTGGACACGAAGACCCAGGGGGTCTACCACTGTCGCGCCTGCGGTCTGGAGCTGTTCTCCAGCGACACCAAGTTCGACTCGCACTGCGGCTGGCCGAGCTTCGACGACGCCATTCCGGGCCGGGTCAAGGAGATCGAGGACCGCAGCCTCGGCATGGCGCGTACGGAGATCCGGTGCGCCCGCTGCGACAGTCACCTCGGGCACGTCTTCCACGGTGAGGGGTTCACCCCGAAGGACACCCGGCACTGCGTCAACTCCATCTCGGTCCGCCTCGAGCCTCGCTGA
- the ligD gene encoding non-homologous end-joining DNA ligase, which produces MAGTKAAVTEVEVAGRSVRLSSPDRVIFPDRGFTKADVFHYYLAVGDGIMRALRERPTTLQRFPEGVGGEAFFQKRVPTRGVPHWVTTAEITFPSGRNAAELCPADLAHVAWAAQMGTIVFHPWPVRAADADRPDELRIDLDPQPGTDFADAARAAGQVRALLDELGVAGWPKTSGGRGVHVYLRIQPRWTFTEVRRATIALAREVERRHPDLVTTAWWKEERGSRVFVDFNQMARDRTIACAYSLRANARATVSTPVTWDELPDVDPDDFDLRSVPARLAERGDPHAGIDDAPWDITPLLEWADRDAAAGQGDLPYPPDHPKMPGEPKRVQPSRAKRTPDGPSA; this is translated from the coding sequence ATGGCGGGCACCAAGGCGGCGGTCACCGAGGTCGAGGTGGCCGGGCGCAGCGTACGGCTGAGCAGTCCGGATCGGGTGATCTTCCCCGACCGGGGGTTCACCAAGGCGGACGTCTTCCACTACTACCTCGCGGTCGGCGACGGCATCATGCGCGCCCTGCGGGAACGGCCCACCACGCTGCAACGCTTCCCCGAGGGCGTCGGGGGCGAGGCGTTCTTCCAGAAACGGGTGCCCACCCGGGGGGTGCCGCACTGGGTCACGACGGCGGAGATCACCTTCCCGAGCGGTCGGAACGCGGCGGAGCTGTGCCCGGCCGACCTGGCGCACGTGGCCTGGGCGGCGCAGATGGGCACCATCGTCTTCCACCCCTGGCCGGTGCGCGCCGCCGACGCCGACCGACCCGACGAGCTGCGCATCGACCTCGACCCGCAGCCCGGCACCGACTTCGCCGACGCGGCACGGGCCGCCGGTCAGGTCCGCGCGCTCCTCGACGAGCTGGGCGTCGCCGGTTGGCCGAAAACCTCAGGTGGTCGGGGCGTGCACGTCTACCTGCGCATCCAGCCCCGCTGGACGTTCACCGAGGTGCGCCGGGCCACCATCGCTCTCGCCCGGGAGGTGGAACGCCGCCACCCCGACCTGGTGACCACCGCCTGGTGGAAGGAGGAGCGCGGCAGCCGGGTCTTCGTCGACTTCAACCAGATGGCCCGGGACCGGACGATCGCCTGCGCGTACTCCCTGCGGGCCAACGCGCGGGCCACCGTCTCCACCCCGGTCACCTGGGACGAGCTGCCCGACGTCGACCCGGACGACTTCGACCTGCGCAGCGTCCCGGCCCGGCTCGCCGAGCGCGGCGACCCGCACGCCGGCATCGACGACGCGCCGTGGGACATCACCCCGCTGCTCGAATGGGCCGACCGCGACGCCGCCGCCGGTCAGGGCGACCTGCCGTACCCGCCGGACCACCCCAAGATGCCCGGCGAACCCAAGCGGGTGCAGCCCAGCCGCGCCAAGCGCACCCCCGACGGTCCCAGCGCCTGA
- a CDS encoding HNH endonuclease signature motif containing protein produces MIDELVRAESAVASCADAAAWALSEHDLIAALDATHRLQQRLAAVQLAVVRELDGRGAAVAQGASSTTVWLRHRLRLDVAAARRLVSLAASVDVAPPAVREALAGGAVSVKQARVIADTAATVSASAGVEVADKAVGVLVEWAAQFDPGLLRRMSARILDHVAPDLADAAAAAALAAEAARATRDRHVTISEHDGGRLRLSGILDAEAAALLRAAIDPLSAPVGPDDNRCAGQRRHDALADVCRLALRTGELPESGGDPAQIVVTTGYDGLTRQLSAGALDIGLQLAPDAVRRLACDAAILPAVLGGAGQVLDVGRQRRLVTGALRRALVLRDGGCAFPGCDRPPRWCAAHHIRHWADGGTTNLDNAVLLCSHHHRHVHQADWVVRLGDDGHPEFVPPAWLDPEQLPRRNHYHRRT; encoded by the coding sequence GTGATCGATGAGTTGGTCCGGGCGGAGAGTGCGGTCGCGAGCTGCGCCGACGCGGCTGCCTGGGCTCTCTCCGAGCACGATCTGATCGCGGCGCTCGACGCTACGCACCGGTTGCAGCAGCGGCTGGCGGCGGTGCAGTTGGCGGTCGTGCGTGAGCTGGACGGGCGGGGCGCCGCGGTCGCGCAGGGGGCGTCGTCGACGACGGTGTGGCTGCGTCATCGTCTGCGGCTCGACGTCGCCGCCGCGCGTCGGCTGGTCAGTCTCGCGGCCTCGGTCGACGTCGCTCCACCCGCGGTGCGGGAGGCGTTGGCGGGCGGGGCGGTCAGCGTGAAGCAGGCTCGCGTCATCGCCGACACGGCCGCCACAGTGTCGGCGTCGGCGGGCGTCGAGGTGGCCGACAAGGCGGTCGGTGTGCTGGTGGAGTGGGCGGCGCAGTTCGACCCCGGCCTGCTACGCCGGATGAGTGCCCGGATTCTCGACCATGTCGCTCCCGACCTCGCTGACGCCGCCGCTGCGGCGGCGCTGGCCGCCGAGGCCGCCCGGGCGACCCGCGACCGGCACGTCACCATCTCCGAACATGACGGCGGGCGGCTCCGGCTCAGCGGCATCCTCGACGCGGAGGCTGCCGCGTTGCTGCGCGCCGCCATCGACCCGCTGAGCGCACCCGTCGGCCCCGACGACAACCGCTGCGCCGGCCAACGACGTCACGACGCCCTCGCCGACGTGTGCCGACTCGCCCTGCGCACCGGTGAGCTGCCCGAGAGCGGTGGCGATCCGGCCCAGATCGTCGTCACCACCGGCTACGACGGGCTGACGCGGCAGCTCTCCGCCGGCGCGCTCGACATCGGCCTTCAGCTCGCCCCCGACGCCGTGCGCCGGCTCGCCTGCGACGCCGCCATCCTGCCCGCCGTGCTCGGCGGCGCGGGGCAGGTTCTCGACGTGGGTCGGCAACGGCGGCTCGTCACCGGTGCGCTGCGCCGGGCTCTCGTGCTGCGCGACGGCGGTTGCGCGTTCCCGGGCTGCGACCGTCCACCGCGCTGGTGCGCCGCGCACCACATCCGGCACTGGGCCGACGGCGGCACCACCAACCTCGACAACGCCGTGCTGCTCTGCAGTCATCATCACCGGCACGTCCACCAGGCCGACTGGGTCGTCCGGCTCGGCGACGACGGCCATCCGGAGTTCGTGCCGCCGGCCTGGCTCGACCCAGAGCAACTACCGCGCCGCAACCACTACCACCGACGAACGTAG